The Theileria orientalis strain Shintoku DNA, chromosome 2, complete genome genome has a window encoding:
- a CDS encoding proteasome (prosome, macropain) 26S subunit, non-ATPase, 14 encodes MADSARSFGGLFNSFGGMRNMQGMGPVADTSEQVYISSLALLKMLRHGRAGVPMEVMGLMLGDFIDDYTIRVVDVFSMPQSGNSVSVEAVDPVYQTEMKDMLKRTGRPEVVVGWYHSHPGFGCWFSGTDVNTQQSFEQLNPRAVGVVIDPIQSVKGKVVIDCFRLISPHVIMLGHEPRQTTSNIGHLQKPTIIALVHGLNRNYYSIVINYRKTPLESQMLLNFRKNRWTKDLEIQDFMESQKENSDLVTEIRDLCEKYNQTIKKEMSCTPEELVVANVGKLDAKRHIENSVSTLLANNTLNSFSTMLAIEML; translated from the exons atggcGGATTCGGCAAGGTCGTTCGGAGGCCTGTTCAACTCCTTCGGAGGCATGAGAAATATGCAGGGTATGGGCCCGGTCGCAGACACATCGGAGCAAGTATACATCTCCTCATTGGCCTTGCTAAAAATGTTGAGACACGGAAGG GCGGGAGTACCGATGGAAGTCATGGGTCTGATGCTAGGAGACTTTATAGACGATTATACAATTAGAGTTGTGGACGTATTCTCAATGCCGCAGTCAG gAAACAGCGTGAGCGTTGAGGCAGTGGACCCAGTATACCAAACGGAAATGAAAGATATGCTGAAGAGAACAGGAAGACCGGAAGTCGTGGTAGGATGGTACCACTCACACCCAGGGTTCGGATGTTGGTTTTCAG GAACCGACGTTAACACGCAGCAGAGCTTTGAACAGTTAAACCCTAGAGCAGTAGGAGTAGTGATTGATCCAATACAGTCAGTGAAGGGGAAGGTGGTGATAGACTGCTTCAGGCTAATAAGCCCGCACGTTATAATGCTAG GACATGAACCGAGGCAAACAACGAGTAATATCGGACACCTACAGAAGCCAACAATAATAGCACTGGTGCACGGGCTTAACAGGAATTACTACAGTATCGTAATCAACTACAGAAAAACGCCACTGGAAAGCCAAATGTTACTGAACTTTAGGAAAAACAGATGGACAAAAGACCTGGAAATACAG gACTTCATGGAGAGCCAGAAGGAAAACAGCGACCTAGTGACCGAGATAAGAGACCTGTGCGAAAAGTATAACCAGAcgataaaaaaggaaatgaGCTGCACACCAGAAGAGCTAGTGGTGGCAAACGTAGGAAAGCTGGACGCAAAAAGACATATAGAAAACAGCGTGTCAACACTGCTGGCAAACAACACACTCAACTCGTTCAGCACAATGCTAGCAATAGAAATGCTATAA
- a CDS encoding uncharacterized protein (bacterial Fmu (Sun)/eukaryotic nucleolar NOL1/Nop2p domain containing protein): protein MLGLNSTRARHLENSLSQYFKINSATLGISTFLKFYFLANKVSTNNRAWISHHFREVLRWKLLIEHTSSKPLTWTSMMKNYLMGDRWRLMSNNKMLSPHIRCSFPEDLFSLIEDEYGLEKAMEICNVLNEEPVSYLRVNTLKISRDKAYKFLLHKEALNTPFVPANLHITCASGVPVEKCFFSNSGLFVTDKRKLLECPEYKNGIVEIQDESSQLIGQNIHCKEGQHVLDFCCGTGGKSLVIGPKLANKGRIYLHDINDNYLLKAKKRMFKAGIRNYYIIDRNLEDFKKFYGKMDYVIVDVPCSGVGAYRSNPDRKWSFRTDQLTKLIMNQRSIVEQSIPFLKKDGKLVYITCSIFKRENNLQVDFFSKKFNLAVEQQTLQLPESRGMNGYYMATLVNNSL, encoded by the exons atGTTAGGGTTAAACAGTACTAGGGCTAGGCACCTCGAAAATAGTCTTTCTCAATActtcaaaataaattcgGCCACCCTCGGAATCTCAACCTTCTTGAAATTCTATTTCCTGGCAAACAAAGTCTCCACAAACAACAGAGCATGGATTTCTCATCATTTTAGGGAGGTTTTGCGCTGGAAGCTGCTGATTGAGCACACCAGCTCGAAGCCTTTAACCTGGACTTCCATGATGAAGAACTATTTGATGGGTGATAGGTGGAGGTTAATGTCGAATAATAAGATGCTATCTCCACACATCAGATGTTCATTCCCGGAAGACCTGTTTAGTTTGATAGAAGATGAATATGGGCTTGAAAAGGCGATGGAAATTTGCAATGTGTTGAACGAGGAGCCAGTTAGTTATCTGAGAGTCAACACTTTGAAAATTTCAAGAGATAAGGCATATAAATTCTTGCTTCATAAGG AAGCACTAAATACACCGTTTGTTCCAGccaatttacacataacaTGTGCTTCAGGTGTGCCCGTTGAAAAGTGttttttttcaaactcTGGCCTATTCGTTACAGATAAAAGGAAGTTGCTTGAATGTCCGGAATATAAAAACGGGATTGTGGAAATTCAAGATGAGTCAAGCCAGCTGATAGGGCAGAACATACAT TGTAAAGAAGGACAACACGTGCTTGATTTTTGCTGCGGGACTGGTGGAAAATCACTCGTAATTGGCCCAAAGCTCGCAAACAAGGGGAGAATATACCTACATGACattaatgataattatttgttgaaG GCAAAAAAAAGAATGTTCAAAGCCGGAATTAGAAATTACTATATAATTGATAGGAACTTGGAGGACTTTAAAAAGTTTTATGGAAAGATGGATTAT GTTATTGTGGATGTGCCGTGCTCGGGGGTGGGAGCTTACAGAAGTAACCCCGACAGGAAATGGAGCTTCAGAACAGACCAA TTGACTAAATTGATTATGAACCAGAGGTCGATTGTGGAGCAGTCGATACCCTTTTTGAAAAAGGATGGGAAGCTCGTGTACATCACCTGTAGCATTTTTAAACGGGAGAATAACTTACAGGTGGATTTCTTCTCAAAAAAGTTTAATTTGGCTGTTGAGCAGCAAACACTACAACTCCCCGAATCTAGGGGAATGAACGGGTACTATATGGCCACTTTAGTTAACAATTCCctttaa
- a CDS encoding transcription initiation factor TFIIb, which yields MVALNRHSSNRTISCSACKEASVVVVDHVEGNQLCLNCGRVLEDVLISEQQEWRNFNTESLGQAGAEKSRVGEVNDVWLDATSSTTFIGGSKKMQQLQNLMSNFESSDRSLKTSFGILRTICDSMNIREQVIERSKEILKELNQLGHLKSRCNSLNILAVIYLALRESSVSRSLRELAIYDRNLTVKDLGRAINRLKKVLPNRGNAPTEDVSQLIPRFCSKLNLTNEIITLCETVAYRSSLLLTSAHRTTSIAAGIIYMVTHLLLGRSSPVTMSDIGEVCGASVGTIKNTQKELWALREKLFPQKYAHLLGLSTSSAAASDKAEQPPVRSLLSSHFNNF from the coding sequence ATGGTTGCTCTCAATCGACACTCATCCAACAGGACCATTTCTTGCTCTGCCTGCAAGGAGGCCTCAGTGGTCGTGGTGGACCACGTTGAGGGGAACCAGCTCTGTCTGAACTGCGGCCGCGTTTTGGAGGACGTGCTCATTTCGGAGCAGCAGGAGTGGCGCAATTTCAACACTGAGTCGCTCGGACAGGCGGGCGCCGAGAAGAGCAGGGTGGGCGAGGTCAACGACGTCTGGCTCGACGccaccagcagcaccaCCTTCATCGGGGGCTCCAAGAAGATGCAGCAGCTCCAGAACCTCATGAGCAACTTCGAGTCCTCGGACAGGTCGCTCAAAACCAGCTTCGGCATCCTTAGGACCATCTGCGACTCCATGAACATTCGGGAGCAGGTGATCGAGCGCTCGAAGGAGATTCTCAAGGAGCTGAACCAGCTGGGCCACCTGAAATCGCGCTGCAACTCCCTGAACATTCTGGCAGTCATATACTTGGCTCTGCGCGAGAGCTCGGTTTCCCGGTCGCTCAGGGAGCTCGCCATTTACGATCGCAACTTGACGGTGAAGGACCTGGGCAGGGCCATCAACAGGCTCAAGAAGGTGCTCCCGAACCGCGGCAACGCGCCGACCGAGGACGTTTCTCAGCTCATCCCCAGGTTCTGCTCGAAGCTCAACCTCACCAACGAGATCATTACGCTGTGCGAGACTGTTGCCTACCGGAGCTCGCTCCTCCTCACCTCAGCCCACAGGACCACGTCCATCGCCGCCGGCATCATCTACATGGTCACGCACCTTCTTCTGGGCCGGAGTTCCCCCGTCACCATGAGTGACATTGGCGAGGTTTGCGGCGCCAGCGTAGGCACCATTAAGAACACGCAGAAGGAGCTCTGGGCCCTTCGGGAGAAGCTGTTTCCGCAGAAGTACGCGCACCTCCTGGGCCTGTCGACTTCCTCGGCCGCCGCCTCTGACAAGGCTGAGCAGCCGCCTGTGCGGAGTCTCCTGAGCTCccattttaataactttTAA